Proteins co-encoded in one Dysgonomonadaceae bacterium zrk40 genomic window:
- a CDS encoding ABC transporter ATP-binding protein: MAYPPGERPHPIEIVKDVSFTLERGKVLGLIGESGAGKSTIGLSPLAYGRGGVTITGGEVLLDGVDILKLGKSGTRALRGARVCYVSQSAAASFNPAHKLGDQVIEATVRHGLMSRGKARKRAVELFDILGLPDPESFGNRYPHQVSGGQLQRAMTAMALCSHPELIVFDEPTTALDVTTQIDVLAAIKNAIARTGTAALYITHDLAVVAQVADDIMVLRNGETVEYGSVEKIIENPDAEYTRELVNVRAIRHAEAADQSDRFFEMNNISASYGTMPVLFDVSLHVPKGQTLAIVGESGSGKSTLARVATGLLPPTAGSVRFNGKDLPPALKNRSREELRQLQLIYQMADTAMNPRQTVGGIIGRAVTFYEGLRGSARHSRVNELLEQIEMGSGFYDRYPAELSGGQKQRVAIARALAARPELIICDEPTSALDPLVADGILKLLLQLQKEKQLSYIFITHDIAIVRAIADSVAVMHQGKLVRFGPKAEALSPPFDDYTDLLLKSVPEMKIGWLEEVLANRRTSSAGN, from the coding sequence ATGGCCTATCCGCCGGGCGAACGCCCGCATCCGATCGAGATCGTCAAGGACGTGAGTTTCACGCTGGAACGCGGCAAGGTGCTCGGGCTGATCGGCGAATCGGGCGCGGGCAAGTCCACCATCGGGCTCTCGCCGCTCGCCTATGGGCGCGGCGGCGTCACCATCACCGGCGGCGAAGTGCTGTTGGACGGCGTCGATATCCTGAAGCTCGGCAAGTCCGGCACGCGGGCGCTGCGCGGCGCGCGGGTCTGCTATGTCTCGCAATCGGCGGCGGCCTCGTTCAATCCGGCCCACAAGCTCGGCGATCAGGTGATCGAGGCGACCGTGCGCCACGGGCTGATGAGCCGTGGCAAGGCCCGGAAGCGTGCTGTCGAACTGTTCGATATCCTCGGCCTGCCGGATCCGGAGAGTTTCGGCAACCGCTATCCCCACCAGGTGTCCGGCGGACAGTTGCAGCGGGCGATGACGGCGATGGCGCTCTGCAGCCATCCGGAACTGATCGTCTTCGACGAGCCGACAACGGCGCTGGACGTCACCACCCAGATCGACGTTCTGGCCGCGATCAAAAATGCGATCGCCAGGACCGGAACCGCCGCGCTCTACATCACCCATGACCTCGCGGTAGTGGCCCAGGTCGCCGACGACATCATGGTGCTGCGCAACGGCGAAACCGTGGAATATGGCAGCGTTGAAAAGATCATCGAAAACCCCGATGCCGAATACACCCGCGAACTGGTGAATGTCCGCGCGATCCGCCACGCGGAGGCCGCCGACCAGTCCGACCGCTTCTTCGAGATGAACAACATCTCGGCCTCCTACGGCACCATGCCGGTGCTGTTTGATGTGTCGCTGCATGTTCCCAAGGGGCAGACGCTCGCGATTGTCGGCGAATCCGGTTCGGGCAAATCGACACTTGCGCGGGTCGCCACCGGGCTTCTGCCGCCGACAGCCGGTAGCGTGCGGTTCAATGGAAAAGACCTGCCGCCGGCGCTGAAGAACCGCAGCCGCGAGGAGCTGCGGCAGCTTCAGCTGATCTATCAGATGGCCGACACCGCCATGAACCCGCGCCAGACCGTGGGCGGCATCATCGGCAGGGCTGTGACCTTCTACGAGGGCCTGCGCGGTTCGGCGCGCCACAGCCGGGTCAACGAGTTGCTCGAGCAGATCGAAATGGGCAGCGGTTTCTACGACCGTTACCCCGCCGAGCTTTCCGGCGGCCAGAAACAGCGCGTGGCGATTGCCCGCGCGCTGGCCGCCCGGCCGGAGCTGATCATCTGCGACGAACCGACCTCGGCGCTCGACCCGCTGGTGGCCGACGGCATTTTGAAGCTGCTGCTGCAGCTTCAGAAGGAAAAGCAGCTTTCCTACATCTTCATCACCCACGACATCGCCATTGTCCGGGCGATTGCCGACAGCGTGGCGGTGATGCATCAGGGCAAATTGGTCCGTTTCGGCCCCAAGGCGGAGGCGCTTTCCCCGCCCTTCGACGACTATACCGATCTGCTGCTGAAATCCGTGCCCGAAATGAAGATCGGCTGGCTGGAAGAGGTGCTTGCCAACCGCAGGACTTCCAGCGCCGGCAACTGA
- a CDS encoding CocE/NonD family hydrolase, whose protein sequence is MAKQGFTTSEDQWITLADGTRLATRIWMPDGAADKPVPTVLEYLPYRKRGGTDPRDESTYPVFAAAGIAGVRVDIRGSGESDGVIDGEYTPRELSDACEILEWIAAQPWSNGNVGMMGISWGGFNCLQVAALKPPQLKAVISIASTVDRYNDDIHYKNGTHLSAQLSWAGTMLAYQSRTPDIDLVGDRWKDMWLERLEGQPFFMEEWLAHQRRDDFWKHGSICEDFDGFPVPALVIAGWADGYRNTPLKAIEGLGDRGKAIVGPWVHKYPHFAWPKPRMDFHAEAIAWWKRWLDDAGNGAEQLPQMRAYILDGPRPALRRDSDPGYWVAKQSWEAPETDTLTVGADGTLNATGGSEGTGDIYLRSPLDTGISGGEWFTLKPDAEIAGDQRSDDGGSLTFQTAPLAEEAVYLGAPELTVDVACEGDWENLAVRIIDVHPDGTETRACYGVLNLAHRDGNETPAKMPRGEKTRITMQLDAMGYRFAPGHRIKLALSTSYWPIILPSPEAPGLTIDTASIRLALPLLGDHERITVAEPENPNPLPQYEMRSPEETRRSVEKDLVTGLTHYRIYEDTGLEVHPQNGLRTQEIRNEDWSIDPNDPLSMKGDIDWNIRIERDGWSVSTRTTTTMRCTNKDWIIAASVTAFEGDREIFAKSFEQRIPRDFM, encoded by the coding sequence ATGGCGAAACAAGGTTTTACGACGTCCGAGGACCAGTGGATCACGCTTGCGGACGGCACGCGCCTGGCAACGCGAATCTGGATGCCGGACGGCGCGGCCGACAAGCCGGTGCCAACCGTGCTGGAATATCTGCCCTACCGCAAGCGCGGCGGAACCGATCCGCGCGACGAATCCACCTATCCGGTCTTCGCCGCCGCCGGCATTGCCGGTGTGCGGGTCGATATCCGCGGGTCGGGCGAATCCGACGGCGTCATCGATGGCGAATATACCCCGCGCGAACTCTCCGATGCCTGTGAAATTCTCGAATGGATCGCCGCACAGCCCTGGTCGAACGGCAATGTCGGCATGATGGGCATTTCCTGGGGCGGGTTCAACTGCCTGCAGGTGGCCGCCCTCAAGCCGCCGCAGTTGAAGGCCGTGATCTCGATCGCCTCCACCGTCGACCGTTACAATGACGATATTCACTACAAGAACGGCACGCATCTCTCCGCCCAGCTCTCATGGGCGGGCACGATGCTCGCCTATCAGTCGCGCACGCCGGATATCGATCTCGTCGGCGACCGGTGGAAGGACATGTGGCTGGAGCGGCTGGAAGGCCAGCCCTTCTTCATGGAGGAATGGCTTGCCCATCAGCGCCGCGACGATTTCTGGAAACACGGGTCGATCTGCGAGGATTTCGACGGGTTCCCGGTTCCCGCGCTGGTCATTGCCGGCTGGGCGGATGGCTATCGCAATACGCCGCTGAAGGCGATCGAGGGCCTCGGCGACAGGGGCAAGGCGATCGTCGGCCCGTGGGTGCACAAATATCCGCATTTCGCCTGGCCGAAACCGCGCATGGACTTCCACGCCGAAGCCATCGCCTGGTGGAAACGCTGGCTGGACGATGCCGGTAATGGTGCTGAACAGCTCCCGCAGATGCGCGCCTATATCCTCGATGGACCGCGCCCGGCGCTGAGGCGCGACAGCGATCCCGGCTACTGGGTCGCCAAGCAGTCCTGGGAAGCGCCAGAGACGGACACTCTGACGGTTGGAGCCGACGGCACGCTCAACGCGACAGGTGGCAGCGAGGGCACAGGCGACATCTATCTGCGCTCCCCGCTCGACACCGGCATCAGCGGCGGCGAATGGTTCACGCTGAAGCCTGACGCGGAGATCGCCGGCGATCAGCGCAGCGATGACGGCGGTTCGCTGACCTTCCAGACAGCGCCGCTTGCGGAAGAGGCCGTCTATCTAGGCGCGCCGGAACTTACCGTCGATGTTGCCTGCGAGGGCGACTGGGAAAACCTCGCCGTGCGGATCATCGATGTCCATCCCGACGGCACGGAGACCCGCGCCTGCTACGGCGTCCTGAACCTTGCCCATCGCGACGGTAACGAAACGCCGGCCAAGATGCCGCGCGGCGAGAAGACGCGCATCACCATGCAGCTTGACGCCATGGGCTATCGCTTCGCGCCGGGCCATCGCATCAAGCTCGCGCTTTCCACAAGCTACTGGCCGATCATTCTGCCGTCACCCGAAGCGCCGGGGCTCACGATCGATACCGCGAGCATCCGCCTTGCCCTGCCGCTCCTCGGCGATCATGAGCGCATCACCGTCGCCGAGCCGGAAAACCCAAATCCGCTGCCGCAATATGAAATGCGGTCACCGGAGGAGACCCGCCGCTCGGTCGAAAAGGATCTGGTCACAGGGCTGACCCACTACCGCATCTACGAAGACACCGGGCTGGAAGTGCATCCGCAAAATGGATTGCGCACGCAGGAAATCCGCAATGAGGACTGGTCGATCGACCCCAACGACCCGCTGTCGATGAAGGGCGATATCGACTGGAATATCCGGATCGAGCGCGATGGCTGGTCGGTTTCGACCAGGACAACCACGACAATGCGCTGCACGAATAAGGACTGGATCATCGCGGCAAGCGTGACGGCATTCGAAGGCGACCGCGAAATCTTCGCGAAGTCCTTCGAACAGCGCATCCCCCGCGATTTCATGTAG
- a CDS encoding TRAP transporter large permease subunit has protein sequence MESLTPARWRSMAQPSYATLEALSTLYDTAKTTAMMNFILFGALTFANYVNLSGMTSDMQTILTGFGDNPWGVILMITLIYLVLGCMLEGLSMITLTVPIFYPIVAQYGFDLIWFGIYVVIVTEVSYITPPMGLNAFVLRSVVKDVSLATIFRGLSSFLVVDVVRLVLILIFPTIALLLPNLM, from the coding sequence ATGGAGAGCCTGACGCCCGCGCGCTGGCGCAGCATGGCACAGCCTTCGTACGCCACGCTGGAAGCGCTTTCGACGCTTTACGACACGGCCAAGACCACAGCGATGATGAATTTCATCCTGTTCGGCGCGCTGACATTCGCCAATTATGTCAATCTCTCCGGCATGACGAGCGACATGCAGACCATTCTGACGGGTTTCGGCGACAATCCGTGGGGCGTGATCCTGATGATCACCCTGATTTACCTCGTGCTCGGCTGCATGCTGGAAGGCCTGTCGATGATTACGCTGACCGTGCCGATTTTCTATCCGATCGTCGCCCAATACGGCTTTGATCTGATCTGGTTCGGCATTTATGTCGTGATCGTCACCGAGGTCAGCTACATCACGCCGCCCATGGGCCTCAACGCCTTCGTGTTGCGCTCGGTGGTCAAGGACGTCTCGCTTGCGACGATATTCAGGGGGCTTTCGAGCTTTCTGGTCGTCGATGTCGTCCGTCTCGTCCTGATCCTGATTTTCCCCACGATCGCGCTTCTGTTGCCCAACCTGATGTAG
- a CDS encoding cupin domain-containing protein produces MFVYSNDVQVEDLGDGVSRKILAYSENGMSVEVSFEEGAIGPLHHHYHEQFTYVLSGTFEFTIGDETKIVKAGDLLYKAPDVPHGCRCLKAGKLLDTFVPMREDFLKLS; encoded by the coding sequence ATGTTTGTTTACAGCAATGACGTCCAGGTCGAGGATCTGGGTGACGGCGTGAGCCGGAAAATCCTTGCCTACAGCGAAAACGGCATGTCGGTCGAAGTATCCTTCGAGGAAGGCGCCATCGGGCCGCTTCATCACCACTACCATGAGCAGTTCACCTATGTTCTTTCCGGCACGTTCGAATTCACCATCGGCGATGAAACCAAGATCGTGAAGGCCGGCGACTTGCTCTACAAGGCTCCCGATGTTCCGCATGGCTGCCGCTGCCTGAAAGCCGGCAAGCTGCTCGACACTTTCGTGCCGATGCGTGAGGACTTTCTGAAATTATCCTGA
- a CDS encoding heparinase II/III family protein, which yields MPKAGNGSAAAKTAEAQDISKMTSRPLSGHRPVPEREIEMFKDAMKIERLLDGLQKHKDWKPFPGIEARDRWAAVAEEPALKMPVAAIIAVADQLLDEEIDPLTGTMYMNFMTNGDRTFYEESYFRRRYELSHLVIAECLTAKGTYLAKIIDYLWEILGEVSWCVPAHNFAGQHDMVMFKRANPWKEDDPLPVPGDDYLDLFACETAATLAETCYLLKHTLLETVPSLYHRIHGEIDRRALQLLEGPKLYGWYLGRNNWTAWCSHNLLLAACYTVEDEQRLVSLALKLMVPMQRFFDTIEPSGACIEGPGYWVVSAGRLAGFVSLVEERFGLSLNAAENEKFRNFGEHILPLNIGENLFVNFADGGLKLDLDQGLLSRYAGLIGSEQLASLVSEDIDRLAARKLANPGRARGRNDYARQFLVHLTRLLFWTPENRNAVPRTCEKSVWLADMQMMIARSDERPGTGLMLSAIAGSNDPEVNHHSHNDVGHFSVYLDGEPMIIDLGQGAYSRATFTETRYDMWHISSKGHNVPSVNEQLQYAGAGAAARDVDYRHDGVSTVLSLDAGPAYFSEPGSRRIHRKITFSHEAAEIRIDDEVTLGVPLRRFMLPLHVSDRKITVQEDGSCRIAGENRTLVITPENLRVRNVEPIEITDPRHLEVWGGRIFRICFEAADLARARFGLTMHVE from the coding sequence ATGCCGAAAGCGGGAAACGGATCCGCCGCCGCGAAGACAGCTGAAGCGCAAGACATATCGAAAATGACCAGCCGGCCGCTCAGCGGTCATCGGCCTGTGCCCGAACGGGAAATTGAAATGTTCAAAGATGCGATGAAAATAGAGCGGCTCCTTGATGGACTGCAAAAACACAAAGACTGGAAACCGTTTCCCGGTATCGAGGCGCGTGACCGGTGGGCGGCCGTTGCCGAAGAACCGGCTTTGAAAATGCCGGTTGCGGCCATCATCGCCGTTGCCGACCAGCTTCTGGATGAAGAGATCGATCCGCTGACCGGCACGATGTACATGAATTTCATGACCAATGGCGACCGGACCTTTTACGAGGAAAGCTACTTTCGCCGGCGCTACGAACTGTCGCATCTCGTCATCGCGGAATGCCTGACGGCCAAGGGCACATATCTTGCGAAGATCATCGACTATCTCTGGGAAATTCTCGGCGAGGTGAGCTGGTGCGTGCCGGCGCATAATTTTGCCGGCCAGCACGACATGGTGATGTTCAAGCGGGCCAATCCCTGGAAAGAGGATGATCCCCTGCCGGTGCCCGGCGACGATTATCTCGATCTGTTCGCCTGTGAAACGGCCGCGACGCTGGCCGAGACATGCTATCTTCTCAAGCATACATTGCTGGAAACGGTACCGTCGCTCTACCACCGCATTCATGGCGAAATCGACCGGCGCGCACTGCAATTGCTAGAAGGACCCAAGCTTTATGGCTGGTATCTCGGGCGCAACAACTGGACGGCGTGGTGTTCGCATAATCTTCTGCTGGCCGCCTGCTATACGGTCGAGGACGAACAACGGCTCGTCAGTCTTGCGCTGAAACTCATGGTGCCGATGCAGCGCTTCTTCGACACGATCGAGCCATCGGGCGCCTGTATCGAGGGGCCCGGCTACTGGGTTGTGAGCGCAGGGCGACTTGCCGGGTTTGTCAGCCTCGTCGAAGAGCGTTTCGGCCTCTCCCTGAACGCAGCGGAAAATGAGAAATTCCGCAATTTCGGGGAGCATATCCTGCCCCTCAACATCGGCGAGAACCTCTTCGTCAACTTCGCCGATGGCGGCCTGAAGCTCGACCTCGACCAGGGGCTTTTGAGCCGCTATGCCGGTCTGATCGGTTCGGAGCAGCTTGCAAGCCTCGTCAGCGAGGATATCGACCGGCTGGCGGCGCGCAAGCTTGCCAATCCGGGCAGGGCGCGGGGACGCAATGACTATGCCCGGCAGTTTCTCGTGCATCTGACCCGGCTTTTGTTCTGGACGCCTGAAAACCGGAATGCCGTGCCCCGGACCTGCGAAAAAAGTGTTTGGCTTGCCGATATGCAGATGATGATCGCGCGCTCGGATGAGCGACCGGGAACGGGCCTGATGCTGAGCGCAATCGCCGGCAGCAATGATCCGGAGGTCAACCATCACTCCCATAACGACGTCGGGCATTTCAGCGTCTATCTCGATGGTGAACCGATGATCATCGACCTCGGGCAAGGCGCCTATTCGCGCGCGACCTTTACCGAAACGCGCTACGACATGTGGCACATCAGCTCGAAGGGTCATAATGTTCCGAGCGTCAATGAACAGCTGCAGTATGCAGGGGCGGGGGCTGCCGCGCGCGATGTTGATTACCGGCATGACGGCGTCTCAACTGTCCTCAGCCTCGACGCCGGGCCGGCCTATTTCAGCGAGCCGGGCTCTCGACGCATCCATCGCAAGATCACGTTCAGCCACGAGGCCGCCGAAATCCGGATCGATGACGAAGTAACGCTCGGCGTACCGCTGAGACGCTTCATGCTGCCGCTGCATGTCTCCGACCGAAAGATCACGGTGCAGGAGGACGGATCATGCCGGATAGCCGGTGAGAACAGAACACTCGTCATTACGCCGGAAAATCTGCGCGTCCGTAATGTGGAACCGATCGAGATCACCGATCCGCGCCATCTGGAAGTCTGGGGCGGGCGCATCTTCCGCATTTGCTTTGAGGCTGCAGATCTCGCCAGGGCCCGTTTCGGACTGACGATGCACGTTGAATGA
- the ugpC gene encoding sn-glycerol-3-phosphate ABC transporter ATP-binding protein UgpC, with translation MGSVSLKNVNKSFGAVDVIHDVSLDIEDGEFCVLIGPSGSGKSTLLRIIAGLEDVTSGAIRIDERDVTELPPKQRDIAMVFQTYALYPQMTVAENMGFALKLAGMPKAQIAEKVQETARMLELEPLLERLPKALSGGQRQRVSMGRAIVRDPSVFLFDEPLSNLDAKLRVQVRGEIADLHRRLGTTSVYVTHDQVEAMTLGQKIVVLRDGRIEQAGPPLTLYEDPVNTFVASFLGTPSINLVEARVEGGHGEASARLVDGTLLSLGSGHDCREGQAILYGIRPEHVGIVEGHREGGIFATIHAVENTGSDMVIVSDTGGYRLTAAFKEQRPLEAGQAVTIIPDLSKVRVFDAESGKRIRRREDS, from the coding sequence ATGGGTTCAGTAAGCCTCAAAAATGTCAACAAGTCCTTCGGCGCGGTCGACGTGATCCATGACGTGTCGCTTGATATCGAAGATGGCGAGTTCTGTGTTCTGATCGGGCCCTCCGGTTCGGGAAAGTCGACGTTGCTGCGCATTATCGCTGGTCTCGAAGACGTCACAAGCGGCGCGATAAGGATCGACGAGCGCGACGTGACCGAGCTGCCGCCGAAACAGCGCGATATCGCCATGGTCTTTCAGACCTATGCCCTTTATCCGCAGATGACGGTGGCCGAGAATATGGGTTTTGCGCTGAAACTTGCCGGCATGCCGAAGGCGCAGATTGCCGAAAAGGTGCAGGAGACCGCGCGTATGCTCGAGCTTGAGCCACTGCTTGAGCGCTTGCCGAAGGCGCTTTCCGGCGGCCAGCGGCAGCGCGTTTCGATGGGCCGGGCCATCGTACGCGATCCGTCGGTGTTCCTGTTCGACGAACCACTCTCCAATCTCGATGCGAAGCTCAGGGTACAGGTGCGCGGCGAGATCGCCGATCTGCATCGACGCCTGGGCACGACCTCCGTTTACGTGACGCATGACCAGGTGGAGGCCATGACGCTCGGTCAGAAGATCGTCGTGCTGCGCGATGGCAGGATCGAGCAGGCGGGACCGCCGTTGACGCTGTACGAGGATCCGGTCAACACCTTCGTTGCCAGCTTTCTTGGTACGCCGTCGATCAACCTTGTCGAGGCGCGTGTGGAAGGCGGTCATGGCGAGGCGTCAGCCCGGCTTGTCGACGGAACCCTGCTTTCGCTCGGATCGGGTCATGATTGCCGCGAGGGGCAGGCTATTCTGTACGGCATTCGCCCGGAACATGTCGGCATTGTGGAAGGGCATCGGGAGGGCGGCATTTTCGCCACCATTCATGCCGTCGAGAACACCGGCTCGGACATGGTGATCGTATCGGATACGGGCGGCTACCGCCTTACTGCGGCCTTCAAGGAACAGCGTCCGCTGGAAGCGGGACAGGCGGTCACGATCATCCCCGACCTCTCCAAGGTCCGGGTCTTCGATGCCGAAAGCGGGAAACGGATCCGCCGCCGCGAAGACAGCTGA
- a CDS encoding carbohydrate ABC transporter permease, whose amino-acid sequence MKMTLSQRIARGLVYALLLIVFCGPFWGVVATAFTKNTVQPGQLVLWPSQPTLDHFIYAWTEVKVWIYLFNSMFVVVIATALQTLVSALAAYALARKKFRGAVIVSLAILSTMMLPDEVIAIPLYLILHAKLPILHTSIYNTYAAMILPVVGWAFSVFLLTEFMKAIPRDLEDAARVDGANELQIFWRVVLPLVKPALGTATIFGFLMIWDQYLLPLIAVDDRNLYTLPVVLRSLRVDEIMQQNIFIAVTVIATVPCIIVYLLLQKQFNRGLMSGAVKG is encoded by the coding sequence ATGAAAATGACGCTCTCTCAACGTATCGCCCGCGGGCTGGTCTATGCCCTGTTGCTCATTGTCTTTTGCGGCCCGTTCTGGGGTGTTGTCGCCACCGCCTTTACCAAGAACACGGTTCAGCCCGGACAGCTGGTGCTCTGGCCGAGCCAGCCGACGCTCGACCATTTCATCTACGCCTGGACGGAAGTGAAGGTCTGGATCTACCTCTTCAACTCCATGTTCGTCGTTGTCATCGCGACGGCACTGCAGACGCTGGTCAGTGCTCTCGCCGCCTATGCGCTCGCCCGCAAGAAGTTTCGGGGTGCCGTCATCGTCAGCCTTGCGATCCTGTCGACGATGATGCTGCCGGATGAAGTGATCGCGATCCCGCTCTACCTGATCCTGCATGCAAAACTGCCGATCCTGCATACGTCCATCTACAACACCTATGCGGCGATGATCCTGCCGGTGGTTGGCTGGGCATTCTCGGTGTTCCTGTTGACGGAGTTCATGAAAGCGATTCCGCGCGATCTTGAAGATGCGGCACGGGTCGATGGCGCCAATGAGCTGCAGATTTTCTGGCGCGTGGTTTTGCCGCTCGTCAAGCCGGCGCTGGGCACGGCAACCATCTTCGGCTTCCTGATGATCTGGGACCAGTATCTTCTGCCGCTGATTGCTGTCGACGACCGCAATCTCTATACGCTGCCCGTTGTCCTGCGCTCGCTGCGCGTCGACGAGATCATGCAGCAGAACATCTTTATCGCCGTTACCGTCATCGCCACGGTGCCCTGCATCATTGTCTATCTCCTGCTTCAAAAACAGTTCAATCGCGGGCTGATGTCCGGCGCGGTCAAGGGCTAA
- a CDS encoding sugar ABC transporter permease: MRFRSKNLSWIIPWLFLAPALIVFTWFKFVPIVKGLFMSFYKVKFIGADQWVGLANFERAFSDSALHAATLNTLIYVVVTTLAGGMLAFAVAMALEGQARHIRLIRTAIFFPAVTSIAVLAEIWRILFYPGTTGVVNQMLGVFGVAPQGFMSDPDQALFIVILLQIWKNVPYNMVIFIAGLAGINRELYDAADVDGASPLRKLWHVTIPGLVPAFSVVIMLSLIRGFRVFTEIYTTTGGGPAGATEVIMTSIFKTGFERFDYGYASAVSFLLFAFTVTLTIVHVTVKNRIDRT, encoded by the coding sequence ATGCGGTTTCGTTCCAAAAATCTGAGCTGGATCATTCCCTGGCTTTTTCTGGCTCCGGCGCTGATCGTTTTCACCTGGTTCAAGTTCGTGCCCATCGTCAAGGGGCTGTTCATGAGCTTTTACAAGGTGAAGTTCATCGGCGCCGATCAGTGGGTTGGACTTGCCAATTTTGAACGCGCCTTTTCCGACAGCGCGTTGCATGCGGCAACGCTCAATACGCTTATCTATGTCGTCGTGACCACGCTTGCCGGCGGCATGCTCGCCTTTGCCGTCGCCATGGCTCTGGAGGGGCAGGCCCGCCATATCCGTCTGATCCGGACCGCGATTTTCTTCCCGGCGGTGACCTCGATCGCCGTTCTCGCCGAAATCTGGCGGATTCTCTTCTATCCGGGGACAACCGGGGTGGTGAACCAGATGCTGGGCGTCTTCGGCGTCGCGCCGCAAGGGTTCATGTCCGATCCCGATCAGGCGCTGTTCATCGTCATACTGCTGCAGATATGGAAAAATGTGCCCTACAACATGGTGATCTTCATCGCCGGTCTCGCGGGCATCAATCGGGAGCTTTACGACGCTGCCGATGTCGATGGCGCCAGCCCGCTGCGCAAGCTCTGGCATGTCACGATCCCCGGTCTGGTGCCTGCCTTTTCTGTGGTGATCATGCTTTCGCTCATCCGCGGCTTCCGCGTCTTCACCGAAATCTACACCACAACCGGCGGCGGGCCGGCCGGCGCCACCGAAGTGATCATGACCAGTATCTTCAAGACCGGTTTCGAGCGCTTCGATTACGGATATGCCTCGGCGGTATCCTTCCTGCTGTTCGCCTTCACGGTGACCCTGACCATCGTCCATGTCACCGTGAAGAACCGGATCGACCGGACGTGA
- a CDS encoding sugar ABC transporter substrate-binding protein: MRKAGAFAAVVLAGTTLATTAYSAETLEVWMRYGDAERPTIERIIDGFTAETGINVDLFLANIDFETRLARAAAGGSLPDLIINDATSMGQLQEMGIVKQIDRESISGGDQLYDVAWNSVHAPDGNYYGVPTSAQAFAVFVRKDWREKLGYDVPETWDDLYNLAKAFTEEDPDGNGADDTYGYVMPLSSTRGYASWFMSDLIWQAGGQFLQPEGDGYVSSMATPEVVEAVGFARKMICEGYAQPAAITSTTGDATPVFSSGQAGIYRSGPYHIAAFVREPGRDKFEVIAPPAGPAGQAELAEGEAAFVMVTTEQEDAAKQFIEYLISEKGQETGMAAGTGDNAIVRLSVNKNVDTKAVQPDPAWATYADLYATSARYFPSVPNWKPIRQAAAEGLNQVLSSCDSDIMAGLENTDEVINAELDQQGVLAR, from the coding sequence ATGAGGAAAGCAGGAGCTTTCGCAGCCGTGGTGCTGGCAGGCACGACGCTTGCAACAACAGCCTATTCCGCCGAAACGCTTGAAGTCTGGATGCGCTATGGCGACGCCGAACGCCCGACGATTGAACGCATCATCGACGGCTTTACTGCCGAAACCGGCATCAATGTCGATCTGTTTCTGGCCAATATCGATTTTGAAACGCGTCTTGCGCGGGCGGCGGCGGGCGGCAGCCTTCCGGACCTGATCATCAACGATGCCACGTCGATGGGCCAGTTGCAGGAGATGGGCATCGTCAAGCAGATCGATCGCGAGTCGATTTCAGGCGGCGACCAGCTCTACGATGTCGCATGGAACAGCGTGCACGCGCCTGACGGCAACTACTATGGCGTTCCCACCTCCGCACAGGCCTTTGCGGTGTTCGTCCGCAAGGACTGGCGCGAGAAGCTGGGCTATGACGTGCCGGAAACCTGGGACGATCTCTACAATCTGGCCAAGGCCTTTACCGAGGAAGACCCGGATGGCAACGGCGCCGATGACACCTATGGCTATGTGATGCCGCTTTCGAGCACGCGCGGATACGCATCCTGGTTCATGTCGGATCTGATCTGGCAGGCGGGCGGGCAGTTCCTGCAGCCTGAGGGCGACGGCTATGTTTCATCCATGGCAACGCCCGAGGTCGTCGAAGCTGTCGGCTTTGCCCGCAAAATGATCTGCGAAGGCTATGCGCAGCCCGCGGCGATCACGTCGACCACCGGCGATGCGACGCCTGTCTTTTCGTCGGGTCAGGCCGGCATCTATCGCTCCGGTCCCTATCACATCGCGGCTTTCGTGCGCGAGCCGGGCCGCGACAAGTTCGAAGTCATTGCGCCGCCCGCCGGTCCGGCCGGCCAGGCCGAGCTCGCCGAAGGCGAAGCCGCCTTCGTGATGGTCACCACCGAGCAAGAGGACGCGGCCAAGCAGTTCATCGAATATCTGATCTCCGAAAAGGGACAGGAAACCGGCATGGCCGCCGGTACCGGCGACAACGCGATTGTGCGCCTTTCGGTCAACAAGAATGTGGATACCAAGGCGGTCCAGCCCGATCCGGCATGGGCAACCTATGCCGATCTCTATGCCACGTCGGCCCGTTACTTCCCGAGCGTGCCCAACTGGAAACCGATCCGGCAGGCCGCAGCCGAGGGTCTCAATCAGGTGCTTTCAAGCTGCGATTCCGATATCATGGCTGGCCTTGAGAACACAGACGAGGTCATCAACGCCGAACTCGACCAGCAGGGCGTCCTCGCCAGGTAG